One Elephas maximus indicus isolate mEleMax1 chromosome X, mEleMax1 primary haplotype, whole genome shotgun sequence DNA segment encodes these proteins:
- the LOC126069184 gene encoding protein EOLA1-like: MKFACLSFRQPYAGLVLNRVKTLETRWRPLLSGHCNRTLAIHIAHRDWEDDTWRELLLNRLGMTPAQVQALIQEGERFGRGVIAGLVDLGETVQFPKDLAPEEAVQLETRALLTDLKDKYLTALSNPRWLLQPVPGKGGKDVFQVDIPEHLIPSGQEG; this comes from the exons ATGAAGTTCGCCTGCCTCTCCTTCCGGCAGCCCTATGCCGGCTTGGTCTTGAATCGAGTCAAGACCCTGGAGACGCGCTGGCGTCCCCTGCTGAGCGGCCACTGCAACCGGACCCTGGCCATACACATCGCCCACAGGGACTGGGAAGACGACACCTGGCGGGAGCTGCTGCTGAACAGGCTGGGAATGACGCCGGCCCAGGTCCAGGCCCTGATCCAGGAGGGGGAGCGATTCGGCCGAGGGGTGATTGCAG GGCTCGTTGACTTGGGAGAAACCGTGCAGTTCCCCAAAGACCTAGCTCCGGAGGAGGCTGTACAGCTGGAAACCCGAGCCCTGCTCACCGATTTGAAGGACAAGTACCTGACGGCGCTCTCTAACCCACGCTGGCTGCTGCAGCCCGTACCCGGGAAAGGAGGCAAGGATGTCTTCCAGGTGGACATCCCAGAGCATCTGATCCCCTCGGGGCAGGAGGGGTGA
- the LOC126069182 gene encoding heat shock transcription factor, X-linked member 3-like, giving the protein MAAQGCRKRYKVNLAPSVGDKPEGGVPSNPVPEPKLASGEILDEHGGRDTSEDAGSPDKLEPEGPTPGAAVRVEESDALQLAFPRKLWMIVENDAFKSVRWSDSGNTVIIEKDLFQREVLRRRGAERIFETDSLKAFNRQLNLHGFIKIRPSKALGKTKVMVYRNCNFKRDQPLLLQNIKRRRQAEGSAQPAKAPTLPAPAAPPPKRKKLAATRHSARIQQKNAIKESKGASPKNPPDVLGPSPTPSVRSSSISSVSSVAEASMEQPPLAQCSVPSWESTSHRDMFEPQVSAGMVGEGEPLTEPGGYSDPSSVMTLYNACYSILLAGLSVMAPEEPSDPQGDSPSDYHCSICEQFRDEQAP; this is encoded by the exons ATGGCGGCTCAGGGTTGTAGAAAGAGATACAAAGTCAACCTGGCCCCATCTGTTGGTGACAAGCCAGAAGGAGGggtcccgtcgaatcctgtccctGAGCCAAAGCTGGCTTCCGGGGAGATTTTGGACGAGCATGGTGGCCGAGACACGAGCGAAGACGCAGGCTCCCCGGACAAGCTGGAACCAGAGGGCCCAACGCCAGGCGCAGCTGTCCGGGTAGAAGAGAGTGACGCTCTCCAGCTCGCCTTCCCAAGGAAGCTGTGGATGATCGTGGAGAACGACGCGTTCAAGTCCGTGCGCTGGAGCGACAGCGGGAACACGGTGATCATCGAGAAGGACCTCTTCCAGAGGGAAGTCCTTCGCCGCAGAGgtgcagagagaatttttgaaacgGACAGCTTGAAGGCTTTCAATCGACAGCTTAACCTCCACGGCTTCATCAAAATCCGCCCCAGCAAGGCTCTGGGGAAGACGAAAGTGATG GTCTACCGCAACTGCAACTTTAAGAGGGACCAGCCTCTGCTCCTCCAAAACATCAAGAGACGACGCCAAGCCGAGGGCAGCGCTCAGCCAGCCAAGGCGCCCACCCTGCCTGCCCCCGCGGCCCCGCCTCCCAAGAGGAAGAAGCTGGCAGCGACCAGACACTCGGCTCGAATCCAGCAGAAGAACGCCATTAAGGAAAGCAAGGGGGCGTCCCCGAAGAACCCTCCCGACGTCCTGGGGCCCAGCCCCACCCCGTCCGTCAGGTCCTCTAGTATCTCGTCGGTGAGCAGTGTGGCCGAGGCCTCCATGGAGCAGCCTCCCCTCGCCCAGTGCAGCGTGCCCAGCTGGGAGAGCACCTCTCACCGTGACATGTTCGAGCCCCAGGTCAGCGCCgggatggtgggggagggggagccgcTCACCGAGCCTGGGGGCTACTCTGATCCGTCCTCAGTCATGACCCTGTACAATGCCTGCTACTCCATCCTGCTGGCAGGCCTGTCGGTCATGGCTCCCGAGGAACCCTCCGACCCCCAGGGGGACAGCCCCTCGGACTACCACTGTTCCATCTGCGAACAGTTCAGGGATGAGCAGGCACCGTAG